A genomic segment from Coccinella septempunctata chromosome 3, icCocSept1.1, whole genome shotgun sequence encodes:
- the LOC123310300 gene encoding histone H1-like, with amino-acid sequence MRQATTPATAVGKTLKKAEKKTSARSKHVKPSHPPTSDMVNRAIKGLKERSGSSLHAIKKYIGSNYKTKGKEASGSFKLAAGGSTTNASKKFAKKLVKSADGANKNASPTMAADKKNTSPARSTSI; translated from the exons ATGCGACAGGCAACTACGCCCGCCACTGCTGTTGGTAAGACGCTGAAAAAAGCTGAGAAAAAAACCTCAGCAAGGTCAAAACATGTCAAACCCAGCCATCCCCCAACTTCCGATATGGTTAAtcgtgccatcaaaggattGAAAGAAAGGAGCGGATCCTCGTTGCATGCTATCAAGAAATACATCGGTTCGAATTACAAG ACCAAAGGAAAAGAAGCGTCTGGCTCTTTCAAATTGGCCGCTGGCGGTTCTACAACAAACGCGTCGAAGaaatttgcgaaaaaattggtcaagtcgGCCGATGGAGCAAATAAGAATGCATCACCTACAATGGCAGCCGACAAGAAGAACACATCACCTGCCAGGTCTACATCTATCTAG